A section of the Nerophis ophidion isolate RoL-2023_Sa linkage group LG16, RoL_Noph_v1.0, whole genome shotgun sequence genome encodes:
- the LOC133535658 gene encoding odorant receptor 131-2-like encodes MKAQSLNVTVVVGYRDPFFNVVFKNVLVFFLGLLINYINISLMHTFCKHQMFYTNPRYILFFHLVLNNVIQVNVTLVLFFVSYIVHSINTAVCATLILLAVFTTQNAPLNLACMAAECYIAVCLPLHHARLCTVNRTLILIVLIWTNSLIMGLPDLFITLATEPLDFFSSRMFCMRENAFPNPLLATKRDSTYVVYLILVWFILFYTYFMILCTAQKASKDSKKARMTILLHSVQVLLCMTTYVAPMVKTSIKTAFPKNQIDSLFACYIIVQILPRAINPVIYGVRDKCLSKYFLRQVSCRSV; translated from the exons ATGAAGGCGCAGTCGCTGAATGTGACCGTGGTTGTGGGGTACCGAGACCCGTTTTTCAACGTGGTCTTCAAAAATGTTCTAGTGTTTTTCCTCGGCCTGCTCATCAACTACATCAACATCAGCCTCATGCACACCTTCTGCAAGCACCAG ATGTTCTACACCAACCCTCGCTACATCCTCTTCTTCCACCTGGTGCTGAACAACGTGATCCAAGTGAACGTGACCCTGGTGCTCTTCTTTGTCAGCTACATCGTCCACTCGATCAACACGGCCGTGTGTGCCACTTTGATCCTGCTGGCCGTCTTCACCACTCAGAACGCTCCGCTCAATCTGGCGTGCATGGCGGCCGAGTGCTACATCGCCGTGTGCCTGCCGCTGCACCATGCCCGCCTCTGCACCGTCAACAGAACTCTCATCCTTATCGTTCTGATCTGGACCAACAGCTTGATCATGGGTCTGCCTGACCTCTTCATCACCTTAGCTACCGAGCCGCTCGACTTCTTCTCTTCCAGAATGTTCTGTATGCGAGAGAACGCCTTCCCTAATCCTCTATTAGCCACTAAGCGGGACAGCACCTACGTCGTGTACCTGATCCTGGTCTGGTTTATCCTCTTTTACACATACTTTATGATTCTTTGCACTGCCCAAAAGGCCAGCAAGGACAGCAAGAAGGCTCGGATGACCATCCTGCTGCACAGCGTCCAGGTCCTCCTATGCATGACCACGTATGTCGCGCCGATGGTCAAAACCTCTATAAAGACCGCTTTCCCCAAGAACCAAATCGACTCTCTCTTCGCTTGCTACATCATCGTACAGATTCTACCTCGTGCCATCAATCCTGTCATCTATGGCGTTCGAGACAAATGTCTGAGTAAGTACTTCTTGCGCCAAGTGAGCTGCAGGAGCGTTTAG